A window of Orenia marismortui DSM 5156 contains these coding sequences:
- a CDS encoding DNA alkylation repair protein gives MDKKEDMIEVINRVKKVKRGFKGIEKESKEIRNYYGVNECFEIAQELFKYDSFQVRMLATFIMGSISYELESALVFLKERVSLDENWRVQEILAKAFDTYCENIGYNNSLQTIKDWLNSDNPNVRRAVTEGLRIWTSRDYFKQNPQIAVNILGKLKSDNSEYVRKSVGNALKDISKKHKELVKQEIETWNLSNGKIKQTYKFAIKYLDSKRGIKNE, from the coding sequence ATGGATAAGAAAGAAGATATGATTGAAGTTATAAATAGAGTAAAAAAAGTTAAACGTGGATTTAAAGGAATAGAAAAAGAATCTAAAGAGATAAGAAATTATTATGGAGTAAATGAATGTTTCGAGATTGCACAGGAATTATTTAAATATGATTCTTTTCAAGTCAGAATGCTTGCTACTTTTATTATGGGCTCGATTTCTTATGAATTAGAGAGTGCATTAGTTTTTTTAAAAGAAAGAGTTAGTTTAGATGAAAATTGGCGTGTCCAAGAGATATTAGCAAAAGCTTTTGATACATATTGTGAGAATATAGGATATAATAATTCATTACAAACGATAAAAGATTGGTTAAATAGTGATAATCCTAATGTAAGAAGAGCGGTGACTGAAGGTTTAAGAATTTGGACAAGTAGAGATTATTTTAAACAAAATCCACAAATTGCAGTAAATATACTCGGAAAGTTAAAGTCTGATAATAGTGAGTATGTTAGAAAATCAGTTGGTAATGCATTAAAAGACATAAGTAAAAAACATAAAGAGTTAGTTAAACAGGAAATTGAAACTTGGAATTTATCAAATGGGAAAATAAAACAAACTTATAAATTTGCAATTAAATATCTAGATTCAAAAAGGGGGATTAAAAATGAATAG
- a CDS encoding LysE family translocator: MELEFLIMFSTGVFLASIVPGPTTILALNNGTKYGMRNVIISALGNLMGTWIQAILSLTGIGIVLAKSEMMFNIIKYLGVLYLIYIGIRSFFQKTDFIIKENKKFRNSHISSRNLFLEALLVTLGNPNAIIFFLALFPQFIKIGESSLIKIIISFLILSIIAFSCMMIYGLVGEKITIIFNSKRKVKIFNFIVGSVFIILGIIMALN, encoded by the coding sequence ATGGAATTAGAATTTTTGATTATGTTTTCTACTGGAGTATTTTTAGCATCAATTGTGCCTGGTCCAACTACAATATTAGCATTAAATAATGGTACTAAGTATGGTATGAGGAATGTAATAATTAGTGCTTTGGGTAATTTAATGGGAACTTGGATTCAAGCTATATTGTCTTTAACAGGTATAGGTATAGTTTTGGCAAAGTCAGAAATGATGTTTAACATTATTAAATATTTAGGGGTTTTATACTTGATTTATATTGGAATAAGATCTTTTTTTCAAAAAACTGATTTTATAATAAAAGAAAATAAGAAATTTAGAAATTCACATATTTCTTCTAGAAATTTATTTTTAGAAGCTCTTTTGGTTACTTTAGGTAATCCCAATGCAATAATATTTTTTCTAGCTCTATTTCCTCAATTTATAAAAATTGGAGAAAGTAGCTTAATTAAAATAATTATTTCATTTTTAATTTTATCTATTATAGCATTTTCATGCATGATGATTTACGGTTTAGTTGGAGAAAAAATTACAATTATATTTAATAGTAAAAGAAAAGTTAAGATATTCAATTTTATTGTTGGTAGTGTATTTATTATTTTAGGAATAATTATGGCTTTGAATTAG
- a CDS encoding VOC family protein — translation MNSYDNFFLSVDNINKAREYYQNTLDLDIKFDFSKQGMLAFKVGEEEPAIILKDKNKFPNIKPTIWFVVDNVEEEYKKLKSRNVNFISEPFKIRTGMAVEFEDPFGNRFGITDYEE, via the coding sequence ATGAATAGTTATGATAATTTTTTCTTATCGGTTGATAATATAAATAAAGCTAGAGAATATTATCAAAATACATTAGATTTAGATATTAAATTTGATTTTTCAAAGCAAGGGATGTTAGCTTTTAAAGTAGGAGAGGAAGAACCAGCTATTATTTTAAAAGATAAAAATAAATTTCCAAATATAAAGCCAACAATATGGTTTGTAGTAGATAATGTAGAAGAAGAGTATAAAAAATTAAAAAGTAGAAATGTTAATTTTATATCAGAACCTTTTAAGATTAGAACTGGAATGGCAGTAGAATTTGAAGATCCTTTCGGAAATAGATTTGGTATTACGGATTATGAGGAATAA